A single genomic interval of Spinacia oleracea cultivar Varoflay chromosome 6, BTI_SOV_V1, whole genome shotgun sequence harbors:
- the LOC110800730 gene encoding uncharacterized protein, producing the protein MESYIVKITIILYITITATEATFLLPIGGILGGRFHHGGDANFGGNFNVNHEFGGSGRYNAGGNKEIYGGGQGVGQGQAQVQGQAQVQAEAQAQAQARAQAQAQGQAVSQAQGQAVSQAQSQEVARAQGQGQAQAELEGQAQAQAQAHTQAQAQAQAQSQAQAQAHGHAQFGSNLEFDKHFRGVRGFNNDGTNQILGSGQASGVGQGSGQALGQGQAQFGSNLEYHKHFRGSGSFNFDGSKKISGSGEASGLGQG; encoded by the exons ATGGAGTCTTATATCGTAAAGATAACAATTATTCTTTAT ATAACAATAACAGCTACCGAAGCGACTTTTCTTCTTCCTATAGGAGGCATATTGGGAGGAAGATTTCACCATGGAG GTGATGCAAATTTTGGTGGTAACTTTAATGTTAATCACGAATTTGGAGGATCTGGTAGATATAATGCAGGAGGAAATAAAGAAATTTATGGCGGAGGTCAAGGGGTAGGCCAAGGTCAAGCACAAGTTCAAGGTCAAGCACAAGTTCAAGCTGAAGCCCAAGCCCAAGCGCAAGCCCGAGCCCAAGCGCAAGCCCAAGGTCAAGCAGTATCCCAAGCCCAAGGTCAAGCAGTATCCCAAGCCCAAAGTCAAGAGGTAGCCCGTGCCCAAGGTCAAGGCCAAGCCCAAGCAGAATTAGAAGGTCAAGCCCAAGCCCAAGCCCAAGCACACACACAAGCCCAAGCACAAGCCCAAGCTCAATCCCAAGCCCAAGCCCAAGCCCATGGTCATGCACAATTCGGTTCTAACTTGGAATTTGATAAACACTTTAGAGGTGTTCGTGGCTTTAATAACGATGGAACTAATCAAATTTTAGGTTCAGGACAAGCATCGGGTGTGGGCCAAGGGTCAGGCCAAGCTTTAGGCCAAGGTCAAGCACAATTCGGTTCCAACTTAGAATATCATAAACACTTTAGAGGTTCTGGTAGCTTTAATTTCGATGGAAGTAAGAAAATTTCAGGTTCAGGGGAAGCATCGGGTTTGGGCCAAGGATAA